The DNA segment GTTGTAGACTCACCAGCAGAAATAGGTGCGACTGTTGCGAAGATTTTAGGATAAAACCAAAATCATTGATTATGAAAAAAATAATTTTCAGTTCTTTACTTTTAGCGTCATTATCAGTATCTGCTCAGATCGATTTCAGCAGTACCCGTTATGGACTTACTGGTGGCGGCACCTATTCTAGGATTACCAACGCCCACAATCCTTCAGGTGCTAGAATTTCTGGTTATGGTGGGGTATTAGCACTTATTCCGTTGGATAGTAACTATCAGTTTTATCTACAACCACAAGTGGAGTACTACGGCGCAGGTGAATCTGGTAAGGATAAAAATGCTAAAGGGAAGAGCGGATATAATGCGGTATATGCTAATAACTATATTAGTGTGCCCATTTATTTCAAAGGTTATTTTTCGGAAAATGAATCTGAGTTTTTTGCCATGGCAGGCCCTCGATTCAATTTTCTAATTAATCAAAAAGTAGAAGGTGAACCAGCAAATAGACCTTATTATAAAGTAGAGCAGTCTCCATTACCGCAATATGCAGGAGTTAATGGTAAAGCCAGTTCTTTCAATTTCGCATTGGGCTTTGGACTTGGATTTTCTTATAAAAGACAGTTAGAAATTACTGGCCGCTACGATCTTGGTTTAGGGAATGTTTATAAAAATTTAATGAGCGAGCCTGGTACTGATCCGAATATTGCCAAAAAGAAGACAGAACAAGTCATAAGTCTTGGTCTAAGTTATATTTTTGAATAATATTCTTTTATAGATAACAAAAAGTTCCATCAATTAATATTGATGGAATTTTTTTGTGAGGAATGAGCTGGATTATATTGCTATATTGGCAATACGGTTTTATCTCCTGTATTTTATTATTTCAATCGTTGGGTTAATCCAGTTTTTACTTATCTCGAGTTTAATATTCGGAATTATATCTTTCTCTTCATATTTCAAATATTGTCGACAGTTGACCGTACATAAGATGGCGAAACGCGTACTCCACCCAATTATGATCGGAGCCATTTATTCGATTGTGTGATGTTATTTTTCAATTTTGATGGTAATAGTGTTACTTTCGATTTTATTTACATATAAACTATTAAATTTTTCAATAATTAGACTTAGTTCTTCGTCAGTAGTGTTTATTCTATTTGCTTTATAATTTTTTTCAAAATCTGCTAAATATTTATTTTGATCAACCACTTTCATGCTTTCTAAACTTGGACTTGTGGATAATGCTGTAATATCTTTTTTCAGTATAGCTTCCTCACTATCCGTCAATTTAGTCTTAAAATTTTTTGTTATAAAATAACTATCTCTTGTATAATTATGTGTTTCTTCGTCTTCATTGTAAATTAAATTAAATTTAATTTTATCTTCCTTGATAGTTTCATCACTATAAAATTGGGTTAGATAAGCATCTCCATTTATATGTAAAACGATAGTTTGATTTGGTAATATTGTAACAAAATCATCATTTTTTCTGCTTCCTGGTATTTCTGGATTTCCTTCGTAATTGAGTTTTCTCCCTTGAGTGAAATTTACAGTAAAGTAATCAGTAGTTATTTTTGAAGATGTTTTCGGTTTTAGGATTGTAATTGGAATTGGTGATTTATTAGTCAGATTTGCCTCTAAAGATAAGAACTCTCCTTTTTTCCAAATAAAATTTTCTTTGGGATTAATTAAAATTAACTCTATGATTTTCGCATTGTTCTGTACAATTTTTGATTCTTTCTCACCTATATTATTCGTGGAACAACTTATGAAAAGTAAAAATATTGATAGAAGTAATAGCGTTTTTTTCATTTTTTTTATTTTTTACAGAGTGCTGTTATATGACGCACAACGGCTACGTATTAGTGATGGTGCGCCTTTAACGGGGAAACTTTCTTATTTATTGTGAATTAATCTTCGGAACATCTAAAATGGATAAGCTTTTGATTCCTCCTCACTCCTGCCAATACGATGTTGAACTAAACCTCCGGTAGCTTTCCCTGATGCTGTTTTATTGCCTTTGTTTTTATTCAACCAAAAATAAAATCTCTAAATGGCTACAAAAAAATTTTCGGAGGACTTAAGAACGAACAAAATTTAGAATCGCGCTTCGGGCGAAGTTAATGGTTTTTCGGAACTGATACAACGTTATGAAAGAAATATTTCAATCTAAGGAAAGAGTCTCAGAATCTTTGATAATTCTTGCAGGCATTTTGCTACCGTAGCGCTTCATTTCGGTAAAATGTCGGTGTTGTAAAGAAGGAAACTTGATTACCCATCTCCCTTTTCGGACAGAGAGGACCGCCACAGGATTTCTTGCCGTTTTCACTACTTCATCTGCAAAATAAACTTTGCGGTTAAGGGATTTTATATCTGTAAAGTCAAAAAAGCCTGTGAGTGCTTCAAAAAACTTCACTTCAGTTCCCAAAAAAAGCAGTCCTTCTAAAAAACTGCTCTAATATCCTAAATTCTAGAAACGATAACTCCATAAGGGTGGGGAGTAAAGCCACCGGAGGTGAGCCTGTCCAGAGCGTAGCGAAAGGATCTAACAGGCTTTCATTTCTTGTCTTTCAGACAAAACGAAAGCTTAGTTATTACCTGCAGTATTTTTCTATTCTAATTTAACATTCAGTTCAGATCTAATTTATAATTCTGAAATATTTCTTACTTTATATTTTTATGTCTCATAACATTTATATGTATGTGTAATAACAGTATCCTTTTTAACTATTTGTAAAAATAAATCACCTTTCTTTTTAATAAAATAATCTCCCTCCTTCATTTCATTTTTATATTCTTGCCACCATCTGTTACCATGTTCACATTCGCAAGGTTCAGAGGTTTTAGGGTTTTCACCTATAATTTTAAAAGAACTTAAATGCTCGACTCTTTTAATTCTTATTTCACAGTTTTCCTCACGGATGTTATTTGTCGAATCTTCGCAATTAGGTTTCCAGATTTTGGGAACCAAAATGTAGAGTCCAAAAATTGAGAAAATAGTTATTAAAAAATTTCTAGTTATTCGATTCATTGTAATATTGAAGGTAACGTTTTGGGTATTGCCGAAGGCGGGGATTTTTAGCACAAAAGTTCAATCGAAGAACGAAAGTCGAACCTTGCAAAAATGTCCAATCGAAGCCGTTCAGCCCCGCTTTTGGCAATACCTTGTGTGTGCCCAGCATGGGCATCTTTCTCTTACGAAAGTAGGAAATTAATCTAGAGGGTGCAAGTCCCTTATGGGCGAGGGTAACGCCTTGAACCATTAGTAAGTCGCAAGGGTGGTAACCGTGAGGTTACATCTGAAGAAATGCAAAGCATTCATGAATACCTTAAAAAAACAATAAAAAGGAATGAATAAAGCGCGACTACAATCCCGATAGCTATCGGGACGGTACTGACGAACAGGAACCGTATAGGAGGCATTTATGCATGGGTAAGCAAGCACATCATTGTAACGCCCTAAGATTACAAAAGTGCATAAATGTAGATACGGCAGGAATTGAGTGAAAGAAGATGCCATTACCTGGGGAGATCTTCGTAGCCACGAGTTGGCAAAACGAAGAAGTCAGCAGAAGTCATAGTACTTAGGAGTAACGAGCCGATGAATAAATCGGAGGACTCACAACCCAAGGAAGGACTGAACGTATTTTGGTTCTTAATTCACAATGGAATTCCCGTTAAACGGAATAGCCTTGGGAAAGCGGAACAGGTTAAAGTAAAAGAACAAGAATGATTGAAAGAGTATTACATCCTCGTAACATGCAACGAGCCTTACAGCAAGTAATTGCGAATAAAGGCAGTGCTGGCGTGGACGGAATGAACGTGCAAGAACTATCTGATTATCTTCGGAAAGAGAAAACACGACTTTATTCTTCCATAAAAGAGAGGTGTTATCTTCCTCAACCCATTCTTGGAGTAGAGATTCCTAAAGGAAATGGTAAAACCCGACTTTTAGGAATACCAACAGTAACCGATAGAGTGTTACAACAAGCGGTATCACAAGTTTTGATGCCACATTACGAGAAGGAATTTAGTGTTCACAGTTATGGATTCAGACCCAACAAAAACGCCCGCCAAGCAGTTGGTAAAGCGTTGGAGCATATCCATGAAGGTTATCCATTTATTGTAGACATTGATCTAAAGACCTTCTTTGATGAAGTAGACCACTGCATTCTTCTGAACTTACTTTATCGAAAGGTAAAATGTCCAGTAACCATGCGCTTAATCCGCAAATGGTTACGAGCCCCAATTCTAATCAATGGTCAATTACAGAAACGAAGAAAAGGAGTTCCGCAAGGTTCGCCTTTAAGTCCGTTATTGTCGAATATCCTGCTCAATGAGTTGGATAAAGAATTGACAAAACGTAAACTTCGATTTGTGCGCTACGCAGATGATTTTAGTATTTATACCCAGTATAAAAGCCACGCAACTGCAACGCTAAAAGCCATAGAGAAGTACTTGAAAACGAAACTCAAACTCACTATTAATGGTGAGAAAAGTGGAGTTAGAAAGCCAGTACAATTTGAACTACTGGGATTCGGATTCGAATCTACATATAAG comes from the Chryseobacterium sp. SNU WT5 genome and includes:
- the ltrA gene encoding group II intron reverse transcriptase/maturase; protein product: MIERVLHPRNMQRALQQVIANKGSAGVDGMNVQELSDYLRKEKTRLYSSIKERCYLPQPILGVEIPKGNGKTRLLGIPTVTDRVLQQAVSQVLMPHYEKEFSVHSYGFRPNKNARQAVGKALEHIHEGYPFIVDIDLKTFFDEVDHCILLNLLYRKVKCPVTMRLIRKWLRAPILINGQLQKRRKGVPQGSPLSPLLSNILLNELDKELTKRKLRFVRYADDFSIYTQYKSHATATLKAIEKYLKTKLKLTINGEKSGVRKPVQFELLGFGFESTYKKGDKGKYQLVVGKKAWTRLKERLKSLTRKTAPISFDERIQKINEVQRGWLNYFRGTSIKGKLLSFDGWLRNRLRYCIWHDWKKPERKRKNLIRLGIDQSLAYAYSRTRKGGWAVAQSPILGTTITISRLKKRAYIAMLELHLSLNPSRYEPPYTRPVRTVV
- a CDS encoding porin family protein, which produces MKKIIFSSLLLASLSVSAQIDFSSTRYGLTGGGTYSRITNAHNPSGARISGYGGVLALIPLDSNYQFYLQPQVEYYGAGESGKDKNAKGKSGYNAVYANNYISVPIYFKGYFSENESEFFAMAGPRFNFLINQKVEGEPANRPYYKVEQSPLPQYAGVNGKASSFNFALGFGLGFSYKRQLEITGRYDLGLGNVYKNLMSEPGTDPNIAKKKTEQVISLGLSYIFE